Within the Aeromicrobium sp. Root236 genome, the region ACCGGCGAGGATGCGCAGGAGCGTCGACTTGCCGTCGCCGTTGCGGCCGACGATGCCGATCCGGTCGCCCTCGTCGATGCCGATCGTCACGGACTCGAAGACGGTCTTGGTCGGGAAGTCGAGCGCGATGGACTCGACGCCGAGGAGATGTGCCACCGAAGAAGTCTAGGCGGCGCAGCGCGGCCGCTCGACCACGCTCTGCGGCCACGGACGTACGTACAAGCTGGTTCTTCCGGGCCATGTCCCTCGGCCGGGTCGTAGGCGCACGATTGTGGGTGACTCATTCACGGAAGGAGAACTCCGATGGCACTGTTCATGGATGTTCACAACAAGGTGGAAGGACTCACCGCTGACGCCGTCGCCGGCGCCCACGCCAAGGACCTCGAGATCCAGGGCCAGTACGGCGTCGACTACAAGCAGTACTGGTTCGACGAGGATTCCGGCAAGGTTTTCTGTCTCGTGGACGCACCCGACGCCGAGTCGGCCGAGCGCGTGCACCGCGAGGCGCACGGACTGCTTGCCGATCAGCTGATCCCAGTCCAGGAAGGCGTCGTCCCCGGTCACTGACGCCACAGAACCACGGCACCGAAGGTCGCGTCGGACCCTCGGCGGTGGTGTGCGCTCAGCGGTCGAAGGGTAGCGAGAGCGTGCGCAGCGCACCGGCCAATGCCGTGGCCTCGTCCGCGGACAATCCGGCGAGGAGCTCCTGCTCGTGGCCGAGCAGCGCGTCGAGGGCTCCGTCGACGGCGTTCTTGCCCGGCGTCGTGAGCCTGACCTGTACGCCTCGGCGGTCGGCAGGATCCGGGAGCCGTTCGACCAGGCCCTTGCGGACGAGCCGGTCGACGCGATTGGTCATGGTGCCGCTGGTCACGAGCGTCTCCTGGACGAGCTGGCCCGGCGAGAGCTGATAGGGCTCGCCGGAGCGGCGCAGCGCCGAGAGCACGTCGAACTCCGACGGCTCGAGGTCGTGGTCGGCGAACGCCTGCTTGCGGGCGCGGTCGAGATGGAGCGCGAGCCGGGTGACCCGGCTGAGGATGT harbors:
- a CDS encoding DUF4242 domain-containing protein: MALFMDVHNKVEGLTADAVAGAHAKDLEIQGQYGVDYKQYWFDEDSGKVFCLVDAPDAESAERVHREAHGLLADQLIPVQEGVVPGH
- a CDS encoding MarR family winged helix-turn-helix transcriptional regulator, producing the protein MEDDVDRLIAAWQRERPDMDVSPMHILSRVTRLALHLDRARKQAFADHDLEPSEFDVLSALRRSGEPYQLSPGQLVQETLVTSGTMTNRVDRLVRKGLVERLPDPADRRGVQVRLTTPGKNAVDGALDALLGHEQELLAGLSADEATALAGALRTLSLPFDR